Within the Longimicrobium sp. genome, the region GGCGCCTACCTTGACTTCGAGCTGGTACGGCTGGAGCTCGCAGCCGGAGCCGGTGGGGAGGTAGATGACCTCCGTCCGCCGCACGTTGGGCTCGGCGAAGACGCCCACCCCGCGGAACTCGCCGACCCTGACGACGTCGCCGGCGCGCAGCAGGCGCGGCAGGCCGAACTTGACGAAACGCCGCCCGCCGAACGTCACCGGCTCGTCCGTGACGAACCAGGGCGCGGAGGCCGCGGACTCGCTCTGCGGAAGCGCCGCGGTGAACGGCTGCCCCGCGACGGTGGTGTCGCCCGAGACCGGGTCGCGCTGCGCGGCCACGTCCGCCAGCGTGCCGTTACTGATCACGCACACCTGGATCTGCTCCAGCTGCGGCGTCACGGGCTCGGGAGCGGGCGGCACGGGCGCGGGCGGCTGCGGCGCGGGGAGCGGAGCCGGTGGGGGGATGCGCCTGGCGGCCGGCGTGGCGCGACGGCCGAGGCCGACCTTGAGGCCGATGACGGCGCGCGGGGTGAACGTCAGGCGGTCCTTTCCCGCGGCGCCGTCGGCCACGTGGGCGGGCGAGTCGTACGCGTGCACCGCGATCTCGCCGAACGCTTCGACGTCATCGGTAACGCGGGCCAGACTGATCCCCGCCCCCGCCACCGCCATCCCCGTCGTCGAGTAATCCGGGTCGGTCGAGACGCAGACACCCGCCGGCGTCCACGACTCGTGGGGGATGCACGCGCCTTCATCGCCGGGCGCCATGAAGTCGCCGATGTCGGCCGTGTAGCCGCCGGCACCCACGTAGAGGTAGACCGTCTGCAGGAGCGTGTTGGGCGTGGAGAGGATGAACGGACGCAGCACCAGGTCCACGTCGTACAGGTAGCTGTTGACGACGCGCGTGCTCTGGTCGAGGGCGCCCTGGTTGGGGAGGTTCTCCGGCAGATACGTCCCCTGGACCCTCACCCCGAAGCGCGGGTCCAGCCAGAGTTGGGCGAATGCGCCAAAGGTCGGCGCGTACCCCGGGTCCCAGCCCTCCTCGCCTTCCACGCCCGGAGTGGTGAACCAGTTGGTGGTGTACGACCCGCCGGTGTGGATCCCCACGTCCACCAGCGCCGTGTGCCCCGCCCCGCCCTCCTCCTCCGGCGCCCTGTACCCGGCGCCGCTCTCCTCCCGCGCCACCGTGTCTCCCGCCTCGCTCGACTCCTGCGCCGCCGCCTTCCCCGCCCCGCTCTCCTCCTGCGCCGCCGCGTTCCCCACCGCGCCCGCCGCGAGCGCGAAGGCGAGCGCCACCCGCAGCCACCTGGCGCGCGGACGCACGGAGACGCAGAGCGCGCGCGGGGAGCTCTCGCTCGCGCCGCTGCACGTCTGCGTCACGTCCGTGGCCCTGGGCACGCGCACGGGTGGGGAGGGGTTCATTTTATTCGCGCTATGAAGGCGAACTGCCCGTCCGAGAGGGATGCGCCCGCGGGGAGATCGCCAGACAGGGTCCACACGATCCGCCGCACGCAGCTGTCGTAGCCGCCGGCCACGATGCACGCAGCGTTCCCGCCCGGCGTGATCGCCGCCCCGGTGCTGTCCCGGTAGGCGACGGCGGCGGTCAGCCCGGACGGCAGCGACTGCGAAACGCTCCCCACTTTGAACATCACCTGCGTGGGCACCGAGTCGGTGACGGTCACGGAGCGCGCCGCGTACTCGCCCACGTTGGCAATCTTGAGCGTGTAGGTAAGGTCCGTTCCCGATGCGAGGGTGCCGGTGGGCGACACCGTCTTGCTGAGCGTCAGCACCGGCCGCACGCGCCGCACCTCGGCGTAGCCGTCGTCGCGCAGCAGCGTGTCGCTCACGGCGCGCGCCCTCAGGAACTGCGTGTTCACCGCCGTGTCGCCCGCGAGCACGCGGTACCAAACCGTGTAGACCGTCGTCGTGCGTCCGGCCAGCGGCACCGTGGCGGTAGCGTACGAGGCCGGCGTCGCGATCCCCGGGCCCGTCACGCTGTCCACCGCGATGAACACCGATGCGGCGCCGCTCGCGGTGGTGCGCAGCGACAGGGAGTACGTCCCCGACGCCGGCGACAGGTTCTGCACGTTGAACGCCTGCCCGTACGCGCCGCCCGGCAGCCGCGGCGTCGGCGAGACGAGCCCGTCCGGCGTCACGGAGATCGAGGACTTCATCGTGGTCGTCACCCGCGAGGCCGACGAAGTGCCGTTGTTGTTCGTCGCGTCGTTGTCGTAGCTGCTGGATGACGCGGCTCCCACGTTCACCACCGACCCCAGCGCTGCCGGCGCCACCACCACCACCGTGTCCGTCCGCGCCACCCCCACGTCGAGCGACGCGAGCGACGGCCAGGTGAGCACCCGTCCCACCAGCGTGGGGGTGCGCGTGGCGCGCACGAAGGTCACGCCTACCGGCAGGGTGTCGCTCAGTACGACGCCGTATCCTCGCTCCGGCCCCAGGTTCTGGACGGTGAGGACGTACTTGATGGTGTCGCTCACCACCGCTGAGTCGGGCCCCGTCTTGGTGACCGAGAGGTTCGCGGTGCCCACCGTCACGGTGGCCGAAGCGGTCTGGCCGAGCTGCGTGTTCCCCGTGATCGCCTTGACGCTGTTCGTGTACTGGCCCGCCGCCGCGATGGTGGCGGTGTACTTGAGCGTCAGCGATCCCTGCGCCGGGAGGGCGTACGGCGTCGGCTGGGTACCCCGCCACACGATCGTCCCCGTGCTTCCGGTGGCGGGAAGCGAGCCCGTGGTCACCTGGCTCCCCGCCGCGATCCCGCCGTAGACCACCCCCGTGGGAAGCACGTCGACGATGGAGTCGACTTCGGACTTGTAGGGAGATGGATTGGAGATGACGACGGTGTAGGTGACGGTGCTGCCGGACGGGACCGCGCTCGGCGTGACGGACTTCGTGACGACGAACGGGTTCGTGGCGCTCATAAACTCGATACCCACCCCCCCCGCGAAGGTCTGGTAGTTCGACGAGTACTTGAGCTGCGTGCCGCTAGTCTGGTTAGAGTACGGCCTCGCAAGCGTGGTGACCCCCGTGCACAGGTACTTGAAGGAGTACTGCATCCTAATGGTGTACCCGTTCCCCGTGGCGTTCGACGTGGCCGTGAAGAACTGCAGGTTTTGGACTCCCATCGGGACAGCGGGGACGTTGGAGGCCGTCACCGTGGTGCCAACCAGCTGGAAGCACCCGCCGCTGAAGGTGTTGTTGCCCGCCGGCTGCAGGTTGTACGTGTCGCCCACGCTGGCGCCGCCGAAGTCGTACGACACGTCCAGCGTGATCGTCTGCCCCACCACGGCGCCAGCGCCGAGCGTCGAGCTGTTGACGATGCCGCCAGCCTGGGCGCTGATCATGCTACTAGTGGTAACCGTGTCCGAGCCCGCGGTCGACCCAGTGTCGTCGCTCACCGACACCTCAAGCACGTTCTTGATCCCGAAAGTGCACGGATAGCTGACAAACCACCACAGCGTCCGCGAGGTGCCCGGGGCGAGCGTACCGATCCACTGCCCGGCCGCCTGCCCGCCCGCCAGAGCGATTCCTCCCGAGAAGCCCGAAATTGTGCTGCGCAGGCTCGTCTGCGTCGCCCCGGAGGTGTTGTTGACCCGGAACGACACGTACGCGGCCCGGGGTCCCGTGCAGGGGCTGTTGCTGTCCAACGTGAGTTGCTTGCTGCTCACCATGGTCACCGACACGCCTGGCGCGGCCCACGCGCCGGGCGCGATGGCCAGCAGCGCGAACGCCACGGTGAACAGGATGGTTCGGAGTCTCGCAGACATAGGCAGAGGCTTACTCAGGTACCGAGGGGCCGGGCGGAAGGATGTGCGGGCCGCGGGTGGGACCGGCGCGGAAGAGTCATACAAGATGCGCACCGTTTGGCCCACGTCGCGCAACGTGTTGTGCCGCCACTGTTTGCGCGTTCTATCCGCGCCGGGAACCAGGGTCCGCGTTCCCGTCAGGGAACATGCCTCCGTTCCCGAATCGGAACGAGCCCTGGCCGTCTTTCGGCCCACACGGTCACTTGTCACACGATCGCGATCGTTCCCCTTGCGACGAGGGCACCTGATCGCTTAACTATTGAACGCCTGGCATAACTTGTAACCAAGCACTCCGGAGTGACGATGTCGAGCGATCCGACGGACGTGGAAGCGGCAAGGCGCGCCGCGCAACGGGCAGCCGCACGCAAGCGCCAGGCGAACTTCCGGGCCCGCGAGCGAGCCCGCGGACTCGAGATGATCACCATCAAGGTACCCGCTCCCATGCGCGGCGCGTTCGCCCGTCTCGCCATGGCAGTGCAGTCCGACGACGGCGCGCTCGACGACTCGTTCGACGAGATCCGCGAGGCGCTCGCGAAGTGGCGCGCCCGCCCGTCCTCCGCCGAGGCCCCCGCCGCCGAGCCAGCGGCGGCAGCGCCGCAGCCGGCCGCTGTCGCTCCTCCGCCGGCTCCCAAACCGGCCGCGGCTCCTCCTCCGAAGAAGGAGACCGGTCCGGTACCCCACGACGCGTGGGTGGACCTGGCGGGGCTCTGGTCTTCCTCCGCCATCGTCGGCTCGCTGACCGACTTCACGGTAGTCGTGGCCGATCTGGAGGGCTCCCTCTACACCCGGTGGACCGCGCAGCAGCGGCGCCCGAGCGGCTACGTGACGGTCGACGCCTACGTCCGCGGTGCCCGGAGCGGCCCCCAGGACGCCGTCGTGAGCACCGGCCGCATGATCCTCGGCGGCCGCGACCTGGAGCTGCGCGCCGTCGTCACCTCCCCCCTGCGCATGGAGGCGACCCTAACCGAGCACTCCGCGGACGGCTCTCAAACCATCCACGACGCGGTCTTCACCCGTGCCGGGTGAATCCACCCCTTTGTCATCCTGAGCGACGCGCCCCACCGTCCTCTCCCCGGCTCCAGCCTCTGGCGCGGAGCGAAGGATCTACTGCGCGTTGCGAGGGCTCCGGTGTAAGGCGCGATCCCCGGCCCAGCTCCGGCTAGATTCTTCGGTCGCCGCCCGAGCTGAAGCGAAACGCGGACGATGGTGCAGGCGGCTCCCTCAGAATGACAAAAGCGCGAGACCGCTTCAGCGGTCTTCCCGTGGTTCCAGCCGGGGGATTCATCCCCCGGCAACCAGCCCCGAAAGCGACGAAGGGCACCCCCTGCGAGGTGCCCTTCGTCGTTTCCGATGCCCGGAGTCGGACTCGAACCGACATGCCTTGCGGCGGCAGATTTTGAGTCTGCTGCGTATACCGATTTCGCCATCCGGGCGGCGAGCCCACCAATGTAACCGGCGGCGGGTGCGGATTCAACGTCCGCGCGCGCCGCTCTCCTGCTCGATGAGCTGCAGCGCGTAGGTGGCGCGCTGCAGCGCGCGCATCGGCTCGCCCATGGCCACGCCCTCGCGCGCACCGCGAAGGAGATGCCGCGCGCGCAGGAGGTTGGCGGAAGGGTTTGGCGTCGAGTCGATGCGCCGCTCGGCGTCACGCACCGCGCGGAGAGCGACGGCCAGCGGAGCCCACGCGCGCGCCGTCTCGCCCAGCAGCACGACCTCGCGCACGGCGCCCGCCGTATCGCCCGCGGCCATCAGGGAGCGGGCCTGGGCGCTCCCCTCGCGCATCGCCAGCTCGGCGCGAGCGAGCTCCGGAAAGCGCCCGCCCTCGGTGCGCAGCGCGGCGCGCTCCACCCATTCATCCGCCGCAGCGAGCGCGACCAGCAGGAGGCGCGCGTCCGGGTGCCGCAGGGCGGCGGAGGCCTCGCGGGCTGCGCGGTCCTCCAGCAGGAGCGCGCCCTCGATCTCCCCTGTCCTACGCACGCGCGAGGCATCGGCCAGCAGCGTGCGCGCGGACGCACCTTCCGGCGCGCTCCCGGGAAGCGAGCCCAGCCAGGTGCGCGCCGTGGGGAACCCCGCCGGCTCCACCACCGCCACCCACACCGAGCCCCCCGCCTCCCGCACGAACGACTCGGGCGCGGTGGGAAGGTCGGCGCAGGCGGACGCGGCGCACGCGAGCGCGGCGGCGAGCGCCTGGCGCGGACGGCGGAAGCGGTACGGCATACGGATCGCCATTGGAACGGGGCCCTGCCGGGGAGAAAGTCCAAGCTAAACAGGGGTTTGCCCCCCGTCAAGCAAGGGGCGGGCCGTGGCTTGACACCCCTTCTCGGCGCGGGCTAGGTTGTTCGGACGTTCGATACATCCGCCCACTCAACCGGAACATGACGGACGAGCGCAGCGCATACGACGAGAAGCTGGAGAGCATCCTGCGGACGGCCGCGGCGATCTTCGCCGAGAAGGGCTATCACCAGGCCAGCATCCGCGACATCGCGCGCGCCACGGGCGTATCGCTATCGGGGCTGTACTACTACTTCAACAGCAAGGAAGAGCTTCTCTTCCTCATCCAGGACCACGCCTTCGGCACGCTGCTGGACAACCTGGAACGGCTGGTGGCGGACGAAGTGGACCCGCAGCGCCGCCTGCGCCTGCTGATGGAGAACCACCTGCGCTACTTCATCGCCAACACGCCGGAGATGAAGGTGCTCTCGCACGAAGGCGAGTCGCTCACGGGCGACTTCCGGCGGCGGGTGAACGCGAAGAAGCGGCGGCTCACGGAGCTCGCCATGGAAATCCTGCGCGAGCTGCGGCCGGACGGCGGAGTGGACCTGCGGGTGGCCACCTTTTCGCTGTTCGGGATGATGAACTGGCTGTACAACTGGCACCGCCCGGAGGTGGACGTCCCCATCGACCAGCTGGTGGACGACATGCACCGGATCTTCGTGGAGGGCTTCCTCCCCCCGGGCGCCGCCATGTCCGACGCCGCCCGCGCAGCCGCGCCGGGCGACGCGCACCCCGCGATGTGGCGCTCCGAGCTGCCCTGACCGGCGCGCACACACCGTTACTTATTACAACACCCGGAGCAAAGATGGCGAACGCGACCACCGAGACGCAGAGCGACACTAGGACGCTGGTACACTACGAAGTGCAGGAAGGCGTCGCGATCTTTACGCTGGACGATCCGCCGGCGAACACGTACACGCACGAGATGATGGTGCAGATCGACGCCGCCATCCTCCGCGCGCGCTTCGACCCGGCGGTCGACGTGATCGTGATCGTGGGCAAGGGGGAGAAGTTCTTCTGCGCGGGGGCCAACATCAACATGCTCCAGCAGGCGGACCCCACCTGGAAGTACTACTTCTGCCTGCACGCCAACGAGACGCTGCTGCGGCTGGAGCACACGCCCAAGCTGGTGATCGCGGCGCTCAACGGCCACACGGTGGGCGGCGGGCTGGAGATCGCCATGGCGGCCGACCTGCGCATCGCGCGGCGCGGCGCGGGCAAGGTGGGGCTCCCCGAGGTGGCGCTGGGCGTGCTGCCGGGCACGGGCGGCACGCAGCGCCTCACCAAGCTGGTGGGCACCTCCAAGGCGATCCAGCTGATGGTGGAGGGGACCAACTTCGAGTTCGAAGAGGCC harbors:
- a CDS encoding DUF11 domain-containing protein, which encodes MSARLRTILFTVAFALLAIAPGAWAAPGVSVTMVSSKQLTLDSNSPCTGPRAAYVSFRVNNTSGATQTSLRSTISGFSGGIALAGGQAAGQWIGTLAPGTSRTLWWFVSYPCTFGIKNVLEVSVSDDTGSTAGSDTVTTSSMISAQAGGIVNSSTLGAGAVVGQTITLDVSYDFGGASVGDTYNLQPAGNNTFSGGCFQLVGTTVTASNVPAVPMGVQNLQFFTATSNATGNGYTIRMQYSFKYLCTGVTTLARPYSNQTSGTQLKYSSNYQTFAGGVGIEFMSATNPFVVTKSVTPSAVPSGSTVTYTVVISNPSPYKSEVDSIVDVLPTGVVYGGIAAGSQVTTGSLPATGSTGTIVWRGTQPTPYALPAQGSLTLKYTATIAAAGQYTNSVKAITGNTQLGQTASATVTVGTANLSVTKTGPDSAVVSDTIKYVLTVQNLGPERGYGVVLSDTLPVGVTFVRATRTPTLVGRVLTWPSLASLDVGVARTDTVVVVAPAALGSVVNVGAASSSSYDNDATNNNGTSSASRVTTTMKSSISVTPDGLVSPTPRLPGGAYGQAFNVQNLSPASGTYSLSLRTTASGAASVFIAVDSVTGPGIATPASYATATVPLAGRTTTVYTVWYRVLAGDTAVNTQFLRARAVSDTLLRDDGYAEVRRVRPVLTLSKTVSPTGTLASGTDLTYTLKIANVGEYAARSVTVTDSVPTQVMFKVGSVSQSLPSGLTAAVAYRDSTGAAITPGGNAACIVAGGYDSCVRRIVWTLSGDLPAGASLSDGQFAFIARIK
- a CDS encoding TetR/AcrR family transcriptional regulator, with translation MTDERSAYDEKLESILRTAAAIFAEKGYHQASIRDIARATGVSLSGLYYYFNSKEELLFLIQDHAFGTLLDNLERLVADEVDPQRRLRLLMENHLRYFIANTPEMKVLSHEGESLTGDFRRRVNAKKRRLTELAMEILRELRPDGGVDLRVATFSLFGMMNWLYNWHRPEVDVPIDQLVDDMHRIFVEGFLPPGAAMSDAARAAAPGDAHPAMWRSELP
- a CDS encoding enoyl-CoA hydratase/isomerase family protein yields the protein MANATTETQSDTRTLVHYEVQEGVAIFTLDDPPANTYTHEMMVQIDAAILRARFDPAVDVIVIVGKGEKFFCAGANINMLQQADPTWKYYFCLHANETLLRLEHTPKLVIAALNGHTVGGGLEIAMAADLRIARRGAGKVGLPEVALGVLPGTGGTQRLTKLVGTSKAIQLMVEGTNFEFEEAESLGIVNKVLDAGSRDEFLGQVLEYARQFTRPGKATFAVGNIKRSCQSGAELPLEQGLALERELQALLFNSQDAKEGLNAYVQKRAAQFTGK